tggTCTCCCTAGAAACTTCCTTATACTAAATTAAGACATTCTTAACCACTTTAGCTCTGAGTCACTAgcctaaaagaaaagaaaattatcatCAGTAGAAAGTAAATGGGAGACCGTCAGACTACCTTCACAAATAGAAACTCCATGCGAAGCCCCACTCAATTCAACCTTACGTAACAAATAGCTAAGGCCTTAAGTATATAAGATAAGCAAAAACAGGGAAAGCACATCCCCCTGACAAAGACCTTTATAAGGAATGAGAGGCCCAAGCTCGTTGCCATTAAAAGAAATAGCATAACTGATCGAAGAAACACAAAGCATAATCCAACTCACCCAATGAGAATAAAAACCCATGCGCTCCATAATGAATCTTAAGAAAGACCAATCCACCCTGCCATAGGCTTTGCTGATATCAATTTTCAGAGCTACTTCTCCCATAGAGCCTCAACTTTTATTCTTCATATGATGAATAAGCTTGAATGCAACCATCACATTATTTGTTATAAGGCGCCCTAGCACAAAAGCAAATTGTGACTAAAAAAAAGATTGGGCAAGATGAGCTTCATCTGGTTTGCCAACACTTCCACCACTAACTTATACACCACATTACATAAAGCAATTGGTCTGAGGTCCTTCATAGAAAAAGGCTTCTACATTTTAGGAGTCAGAACAATTGTTGCATCGTTAATGGTAATAAAAAATTCACCACAATTAAGCCAATcacaaccattttttatttaagtgaattgaattttggatagcTAATTATGTTGAATTAGTGTTTAATTAAGGTTCAAGGACTATATTACGAAAGTGGTAAAAGTTCAATTGCTAAAGAttctttaatgaaaaaaatagacaAGGGACTTAAGTGGTAATTAAACCACTATGCTAATAACGGTGGATGGTGGTGTATAGATTAGTGAtgattaatagtataaattttaattaattaaataaaccataaaataaaaataaaaataaaaataatcataagtTAAGTTTAATGgggagaaagagaaaatcattTTTTCTCATCTTCTCCATGCAGCCATACCACCGTAGGAGAGCTTCAAGCATTTGGCCCtaagattttgagattttaaagtTTCTATTGGTTAGtgtaatttagttattttcttgtaacttttatgttttttagatcgtgagagcttaatctagctaacccttGTCTTATTTTGTTAAGCTATTAAAACTTTGAAAGTTTCTATAGttgagaattaaaatatttaggtgttaaattgatagattttaagcttagaggtgaaaaataaagtttaattgctagtttttgAATATAGGAACTAAAgtgtataaatttcaaaattggtgtaatatttatgtaattattgaaaatagagGGCTATATAAGGATGTAATTGAGATCGATTTTGAaatcgaagctcaaatttgaaagttatggcaaattcggttttagggactaaattgaataaaatgcaaaattttaggggcatctagataatgaaattgaattgatatatacaCATAATAAGATGATATAAGATGcatggaattgataaattgatttgaataatTGTATGGATTGGAAATtagactaaataaaaaataatcagaGAAAAAACAAGATTTTTGAATAGTCTTTAAAGTTTTGACTTGTTTACTGATTTAACTAGGTAAGTTCACAtggtataattatatttacattGTTGTATACTTGAATTATGGAGTCAACCACCTTGCTATCACTGAACTGGTCTCCAAGAAATCTAATGTTGTTGGCCACTGCCATTATTCTATTTGCATATTGCTTCACTATTTCAGCCTCCCTCATCTTCAAGTTCTCAAAATCTCTTCTGAGATTAATAAGTTATTGGTACCTGGTGTTGTCTGAACCTTGAAACTCTTCTTTTAGTATTTTAGCCTCCCTCATCTTCAAGTTCTTAAAATCTCTTCTGAGATTAATAAGTTGTTGCTACCTGGTCTTGTCTGAACCTTGAAACTCCTCTTTTGGTTTATCCCAAGCTTCTTTGGGAGTCTCACAGACCATAATCTTGGTGAATATCACATTTGAAACACCACTTTGTATGCACAACATTGCCTTGCACTTCTTAGGACGATCATCACTATGCTGTCTAATCTGTGGTATGGTAGGATTCGCCCTCAACGGTGGTGACTCAATATCGAATTCACTACCTCCCACAAGTCAAAAGTCTGAAGGTAGGTTTTCATCTTTACTACCTAATATGGTAGTTTTCACCATTGAAAACAGGTGGTAGAGGAGGTGAAAAACTTGCTGAAGACATTCTtgtagaaacaaaaaaaaatggtccTCAAAGATCAATGGctcttgataccaattgttggtgtAATGAACGaagaaagaaagcaaaacaGAGAATTAGCAATCCAATTTGACTTGCTATTTCTTCGACTCACTTTTTTCAAATACaggtaatataatatatattagttgaTTCATGACAacctaaatataaaaactaatccCACTAATACAAtcctgaaaatataaaaacttaacttGTACACAACCTAAATATGTCATTCATCAcctaaatacataaaaaatccTACCAACTAAGATTGATTTTATCAAACACACATAACATAACTTATGCACCGTGcaccaaaatattttcatggATCTGCGGATACAATCCGCAAGCATTCTCCGCGGATATACTTTGCATGTGTTCAATCCGCCAAGCTCTTCACAGCTTATGTGCCCGCAAACTTGTTCTCACTTGGACAATCCGCCAAGCTTTTCGTGTATGAAGAGTCTGCCAAAATTCTTGCACTTGAGTTGTCCACCAGACAGTTCGTATATTGACAGTCTGCAAGACTGTTCACCAAATAATTGTCTGCCAAGTGATTCGCATTTGGATTATTCGCTATTTGTGTGAGCTGTTGCCTGGTTGGCCATCTCACAACACATTTGTTAGGTGCATTGACAAATACAAAAAACGAAAtttacacacacaaaaaaaactataataatgAAGAGTAacgaaagaaaaatagagaatgATCATCAAATTTATTTAGTCATCTGTTCAATTTCTATGGATAACTAGTTTAAAGGATCGTGTTTGGCCTTAAAAACATTGCCAAAGAAAATCCCAGAAGAAGAAGACGCAATTTAGAAGTGATCATTGCTTTGGAAATGTACTGTACGAAATATAAGAGAATGTACAGCAATCGGTATGTATGGACCTATGTTACTCTTGATTATTGTTTTTTGACGAAAACATATATGTATCCAACATTTACATCCAAATCTAAGTAACATAGGTAGAAATGAATGTCTAAGGATCAGTAGTGGGGGAGAGATATTGACGCCATTCTTCAGGTGTTCCATTTCTCTTCCTCAACATCCTCATTGCTGAGCTTGTTAAGGGTATGGCAAGTATGTCATAATCCTTTGGGGCCTGAAACCAACCGAATCAAAGATAAACTTAAATCGTCATCATCAACGTGAAGTACATGTACGAAACTTATGTCCTGGACATATATTTGTATCCGATATTCAGGctcaaatccaaataaaaaaaaaataccttagGGACCTTAATCAGCTTCATATTTGCTTCCTCCAGAGTTTTCTGACCTTTCTTTGAATTGCATTTGGCACAAGCAGTGACCTGGAACCAGAGAGACAAGGAAAAGAAAGGAACTATCAAAATTGTGAATTAAGGGTGGTTAGAACCATGAAATCTTAAAACTCTCTTTTGATACAGTCCAAGTGGCATAGAGGAGAAGATATGTTGCTCAGATTCTTTGGTTTACCCGTATCCAATGCACATGCAGACATGGTAATGagaacatgaaaattttaggaaaaaaaaaaaaaacaaacccaTACCCGTGTCTGACAAGCACACCCGAATTCAAGTAACACAGACAGACAAGAAGAATAACTGGAGTAATCCAGAAATACCAAGTCAACTTACCAGattttcccatttccattccccTCCTCTTGCAACAGGCAGAACATGATCTATGGTCAAGTTATCACGAGCTGAACAATACCTTTTTCACAAAAACCAAAAACCTCTTTGTAAGATCCTTTGAAGGCCAACACATAATCGCTATTCAACTgaattctaataaaaatagcATATCATGCTCCGTTACTCTtcctttttgtttgaaatatctGCATCCGATATATATCTGGACATAGGTTTTAAGATATACCCTTCTAAGAAttcttcaaatatataaaaaaattctttaaaagatATTGAAAATATGCTGCATCAGACATATCCATATCCAACATTTACACCTGAGCCCAAGTAAGAGATTTCAGGTACAAGTACTTAGTTTACAGGACAAACTATGTCATATAAAAGAAGATTGTATGATTGTATCCTGTCCTATCCTATTTATTTACATCATTAGGTTGACTTATGAACACTTTACGACAAAATGAAAATTGTGAACGAACTTACTGACAAGTGAAATTGTCCCTAAATAGAACATTTTTGCGGCTAAGATTGGATCTGATTCTTCTTCTCTTAACAACTTGCAATAGATGGGGAACCTGGGAGAGGAATATTgaagttacaaaataaaaagCATTAAACAAATAGGTGTGTAAGTAGAGTAACAAGAACTATGTTGCTttggttctttgttttcttggAGTATTCGTGTTGGACATCCAAGTTAAACCCAGATAAAAACATAGtataaaaatagacttttaAAGATccttcaaatatatgaaaaaagttcaaaaaataaaattagaacacaTTTGAGTCGGACACGAATGTCCGACACTAGTATGTAACTCCAAGTGACATAAAACAAggaatgcaaaagaaaaattgaaagacaGATTTCATACCCTTAACACGGCTGGTATGTAAAAGGATCCACTTGGGGAATTTACAGTCTGATCATAATATTCTAGAACATCAGCCtggattaaaaaaagaaaagaggaagcAATGCAAAGGAACTTAAATGTTGGTAACAATGTAAGGTCTCATCTGAGCCAACGTATATATCAAAGAGACAAAACAAGAAGATGAAAAGGTATTACTTCATAAGTGATTGATCAAGAAACTGGTAAGAAGATAAAATTACCTATATTTCTTAGATTCGGATGTAAGTCGGCGGATATGGATGTGTTTGaaatgtgtatttttttttattctatgttTTTCCTATATTTATGATAGATTAATCTAAACTCATTTTAGGTTCatccatattattttaattttttaaaatatttatattattttaatttaatatttaataattattttaatttattgaaaattttatataatcatcttaacattattttagtgtttacattaaagtaatattatatatttagtatagattTATCTTTTtgatgtgttataaattacataatttataaagataacataatataaattattgtaaacttaaaaattaattgggTTGGGTGGGGCTCGAACCTTAAATGTTCAAGCTCGAATctaactcatattttaaacgaacctaatatttttatccaaatcctCTCAAATTTCAGACGGATCTTCATACCTAGACTTATAGTCCAACTCATGAACAGATCTAGCTATCACCCTTCGATGAATCTCCGAATACATAAAGGGCTAAAGAGTTTGAATAATATAAGAATtatctaaaatctaaattaaccTGACACCATACATTTCAAAACACTAGTGCTACCATACAACGACATGGTAAAAAGAAGGACTGCATAATCAAGGattatggttaaaattttggataattttcaGTTTTCTAGATTTGTTTTTTCCTCAACCTTGGTAAACAACTGCAGAAGTTgcattcaaatatctaaaatcaAAGGGGAGACTCCACACTTATCCAACCTTTTCCATGAACTCCAAACATATAGCTCGCCTCCAGCACACGACATTGACTGGCCTGGCATTGAGTGACACTAATCAGATCTTATCCAAATTTATCAAGAAAAGGAGAATTCATATTTcgcattgaaaaaaaaaaaagaaaaagaaaaaatgctGATAATGATGATTAgagaaaaattgaatattgtCAAATAAGAACACGAGTACATGGTTTGGTTATGGTTCATAATATTGAAAGAATCAAACAAGAATATCGTATTGTATTTGTATTGCAAACATACATATCCAGTTGAGATACCCAGAGTTCAAATGATTCTAAACAAACACCCaattgaaataacaaaagaaagcATAAAAATCAAACAAGGAAAGATGGGTAAATTAAGaagtttttcatatatatatatttgacctGTAAGAGATATCCAAAACAAGACCTCTGAAAGAAGCCAAATCATCAGTCTCAAACTCACTATCATAGTCCTCTTcatcacaaattccttcatcATTCACATTCAGACTTGCCTTTGCATAAAATTTGCTGCCTTTCTTCATACTAGAAGAAGAAAAGTAGAGCCTCCCAGTAGTACTTTTATGAACTCGAAGGGATTTTAGCTTACCAGAAGCACCAAAAACATTGCTAATAAGCTTGTAATGAAAAGGGTCTTTGGCTTCCACACCATCCCCCTGAAAGAGCAGCCTCAAACGCCCTTGTGGTGTGAATTGAGCCATTAATTCAACCCAAGATTTCGTTTTAGCTCTCGACGAAATCTGCTTTATAGTAAGTTTAATGTTGTTGCTTTTGGTGGTGTTTCAGTATTGCGAATTacaaagagagaaaagaaagcaAGGAACCGTGTTTGTTtcttgaaagaaagaaaaggctgATTTTCATGGAAACAAACCGTTGCCACAAAAATAATTCGGCATGTGCTCCCGCTTCGCAGCCAATATCTTCTCCATAATCAGTTTAAATGACAATTTTACCCTCTTTTCCTccccatttcatttcatttcatttcattacctgcagaagaaataaatataaaaagtatatatcaACTTTCATTTTACAcgattttattatataatcattaattatattatcgaatcaattttattttaagttgaatattaagtacaaaaataattatattaatttaatataaaaataaatgtatttatttatttaaatatgtataattaaattaaaattaaacttttatgtatacatattaattacaatacaaattttatgtatataattacaccaaataaaaatttatatatcaaattatatattaaaacaaaattgatgtataaatttaatattaaccGCTACGTggaataagtaaataaaacttaaaatttcaagaagCAAGTGTATGACAATTatcatgttttaaattgaaacttaaatttttgCGCTGTCTAGGGGTTGACTAGATGACAATGGATTCTGCCATTCGCAGAGTTGTTTTCCTAATCTTTTGGGACTTCTGTTTTCCTGTTCT
The nucleotide sequence above comes from Gossypium raimondii isolate GPD5lz chromosome 13, ASM2569854v1, whole genome shotgun sequence. Encoded proteins:
- the LOC105784198 gene encoding uncharacterized protein LOC105784198; this encodes MAQFTPQGRLRLLFQGDGVEAKDPFHYKLISNVFGASGKLKSLRVHKSTTGRLYFSSSSMKKGSKFYAKASLNVNDEGICDEEDYDSEFETDDLASFRGLVLDISYRPVNVVCWRRAICLEFMEKADVLEYYDQTVNSPSGSFYIPAVLRVPHLLQVVKRRRIRSNLSRKNVLFRDNFTCQYCSARDNLTIDHVLPVARGGEWKWENLVTACAKCNSKKGQKTLEEANMKLIKVPKAPKDYDILAIPLTSSAMRMLRKRNGTPEEWRQYLSPTTDP